Genomic segment of Umezawaea sp. Da 62-37:
AGCGCATCGGCCCGTGCTGCGGGACCTCCCGCGCGGCGTCGTCGTAGGGCAGCGGCACGGCCGCCAGTGTGCGGCGCCGATCCCAACCTCACCACCACATCCCCTGCGTGTCCTCGTTCACGATCACGCCGGTGACGAGGGTCCTGTTGTTGTGTTTCGCGCCGCTGAGGTTCGCGAGGCTGAGGTTCGCGTCGGTGAGGTCCGCGTCGGTAAAGTTCGCGAGGCTGAGGTTCGCGTCGGTGAGGTTCGCGTCGCGGAGGTTCGCGTCGCGGAGGTCCGTGCCGCTGAGGTTCGCGAGGCTGAGGTTCGCGCCGCTTAGGTTCGCGACGCGGAGGTTCGCGTCGGTGAGGGCCGCGCCGCCGAGGTTCGCGTCGGTAAGGTTCGCGCGGCTAAGGTTCGCGTCGCTGAGGTTCGCGCGGCGGAGGTTCGCGCGGCTGAGGTTCGCGTCGGTGAGGTTCGCGCGGCTGAGGTTCGCGTCGCTGAGGTTCGCGCGGCTGAGGTTCGCGTCGGTGAGGTTCGCGCGGCGGAGGTTCGCGTCGCTGAGGTTCGCGCGGCGGAGGTTCGCGCGGCTAAGGGCCGCGAGGCTGAGGTTCGCGCCGGTGAGGTTAGTGTCGGTGAGGTCCGCGCGGTGGAGCCGAAGCGACAGATTTGACCAGCCCTGCCCGGCTGTGGGGTGGTGGCGGACGAGGATGTCCACCGCCGTCTGCCGCGTCTCGCGCTCCTGGTCGTACAGAGCCCGGGCAAGTTCATGTGCTTCGCGTTGCTCCGCGGTCGGTTCCTCGGGCAGCGGATGGGGTTTGGGGTGGGGCATACGCAGATAGGCGCACAACAGGTTCCCGACCGCCTCCTGCTGATCAGGCGTGCTCTGACCGAGGCGTTCCAACGCATACAGCCCGGCCAACCGCACCGCGGCCTTGTCCGACCCCAACTGATCCGACGCCTTGGTGTACAGCTCGGTGATCCGCCGCTCGACCGCGTCCCGCTCGGTGGCCTCCGCGACCCGCTCGGCGTGCACCCGGCTGTCCTCCGCGACCTTCTTGGTATCGGCCTGGACCCGTTCGCGTTGCGCGAGTTCGAGCTCCTGGGTGCGCTGCCGCCGCGCGGCCAGGTAGAGGGCGAACAGTCCGCCGCCGCCGACGGCCACCGACGCGGCGAGTTTGAATACCTCCAGCACCGCGGTGGCCCGCTTGTCCTGGGGTAACTGCAAGCCGTTGACCCAGGTCCACAGCAGCACCGATGCCACTGCGGTCACGGCCAGCACCCCCACGGCGACCGCGGGGACCGTCCAGCGCGGCAACGGTGGCCGCACCGCTCCCGTCAACGGGACGGAGATGTTCGTGGTGTTGTCCTCGGAGTTGACCATGCCTCTACGGTCGCGCACCCCGTCCCCGGCGCTACACCGGACCCGAGCCCTACAGCCCATGGTGTCGTGGGCCGTCCCCGGTTCCCCAGGGGACTGGCGCCCACCGAACGGCTTGGCCGAGGTGACCGTGGCGCTGCTGCGCGCGGACGGGCTCGACGCGGTGGCCGACCGCGTGCGTGTCGACCCCGAGGTCGACGACCACCAGGTGATGGCCGTGCGCGGCCCGGCCGGGTCGGTGGCGCCGCTGCACCTCGGCGCGACGACCGCGCGGGTCTACCCGCCCGGCGCTGGCATCGCCCTGACCGGACCCCCGACCACCATGGTGGAGGTCACCGCGGAGAAGGACGGATGGGTGACCGCGGCGACCCTGGCCACCGCGCTGCGCGAGCACCTGACCTGACCGGCTCGCAGGGTACCCGCGCCGGTCGCGCTGGTCAGGGGACGTGACTTTTGCTGGTCAGCGGCCTGCAAGCCGCTTTCGACTCCGGGAGTCTGTGACTTCCGGAGTTCGGTAGTCCGGTAGTCCCGGAGTCCGTGATTCGGCTGGTCGCGTCCTGGTGTCCTCGTGATCGCGTGCTGTGTCCGGTGGCGGGTGTCCGGGGTTCACGGGACCATTCCGGCCTGCGTCGTTGGACAAGGGTGGTGGTCGTGGGTGTGGTGCGGGTGTCGGTGTCGGGTGGTTGGTGCTGGATGTGTCGTCAGCCCGCCGTGGCAGGGGAGAGGCTGCCCGGACGTGGGCGCCGGGTGCGGCTGCTGTGCGCGCGCCACGATCGCCTGACCTTCGGGGACCCGGCACGTTCGCGGCCGGCCCGAAAGTTGCCTGAGCGGTCTCCTGAGGGCCGGTAGGCCTCTGTCCCGCGGGGAGGTTGTCGGGGACGTGTCGGGGGCTCTGGGGGCTCCTGAGGCCGTGTTCCGTCCGGTGTCCGGCGGGTCCGGCCGGTCTCTCTCGCCCGCGCTTGTGGTCCTGGTGGTGCCCGCGGTGCGGCTCCCAGCCCCGCCCCTTGGCCCCGGCGCGGCGCGGTGACCGCGGTGGTCCCCTGCCTCCGCCCTGCCCGCCTCGCCTGCCTCGCTCGTGGTAGTCGACGTCGGTCGCTCGAACGGCGGGGGACGTGACTTTTGCTGGTCACGGGGGTGGCACCCCCTCGTGCACCCCCCATGCACCCCCTCGTGCACCCCCCCCGCCCCGACGTGACACAAAGTAGTTGTGCACCGGCGAACAACTACTTTTTGTCACCTTGGGTGTGCTGGCCCTGCCGGGACTTCCGGAGTCCGTGAGTCCCGGAGTCTGGAAGTCCCCTGGTCGTGGACGTAGCGCGGCGGTCCGGCCCGATTCCTGGTTCCCGCGGTGGTCGATGTGGTCCCGTTCGAACGGTAGGGGACGTGACATGTGCTGGTCAGGGCCGTGCGGAGCGCGGGTGTGGCGCCCTGGTGGTGCTTGCCGCGGCGGTCCGGTCCCGGCTCGGCGTGCGTCGCGGGCGGTGGTCGACGTCGGCTCGTCGAACGGCGAGGGACGTGACATTTGCTGGTCACAGGCTTGCGGAGCGCGGGTGCGGCGCCCTTGGTGGCCTGACCCGGTGCGCCCCGCGGTGGCCCGGCTCGGCGCGCCCCGCGGTGGTCCAGCTCGGCGAGCGTCGCGGGTGGCCAGCTCCGGCGCGGCGCGGCGCGGCCCGGCTCCAGCTCGGCGCGCGGCGCGCGGCGCGGCGCGGCGCGGCCCGGCCCGCGCTGGTCGACGTCGGCGCGGTGGACGGCGGGGGAGTGCCGCGGTGCCGTGGTCCGGCTCCAGCTCGGCGAGCGTCGCGTCGCGGCTCCAGCCCGGCTCGGCGTGCGTCGCGGGCGGTGGTCGACGTCGGCTCGTCGAACGGCGAGGGACGTGACATTTGCTGGTCAGGTTGGGCGTGAGCGGACTTCCGGAGTCCGGGACTTCCGAAGTCCGGGGGTTGCCTGGTGCGGCCCGGCTCGGTGCCGCGGTGGTGTCGTGCCGCTCGGGTCCGCGGCTGCCGCGCCCTGGTCCCCTGCGCCTGTCGGGCTGCCCGGTCCCCGCGGCTGTGAGGCCTGCTCGGCGCGGAGCGCCTGGCCCTGGTGGTCCCGCGGGGGCGGCTGTCGTGAGGGACGTGACAACTGCTCTTCGCAGGGGGTTTCGGCGGGTTTCGACGGCGGTACTACCGGAGTGCCGGACTACCGGATTCCCGGACTTACAGACTCCCGCTGACCGTCAAAGTGCGGACTGCTCGCGCGGAGCGCGCCATAGCATATTGCTCATGAGCGGTTCGCGCGGGGTACCATTTATGGCTAGAACCGTTGTGCCCTAACGGTTTCACCGTTTCGAGAGCGCGAAGCGCGCGCCGCCATGAGCGCTTTTTCCCTTGCATCGCAAGGGTTTCATGCTGTGGAGCGCGGAGCGCGACACATGGTCAACAGGCAGGTTTTGTTGCGTAGCAACAACTCCACAGTAGACACACGTGAACCTGTTGCGTAGCAACGGGTTCATGCTGTAGACTTTCCTCTATGGACAGAGATGGAGAGCAGAAACCCTTGC
This window contains:
- a CDS encoding pentapeptide repeat-containing protein, which encodes MGCRARVRCSAGDGVRDRRGMVNSEDNTTNISVPLTGAVRPPLPRWTVPAVAVGVLAVTAVASVLLWTWVNGLQLPQDKRATAVLEVFKLAASVAVGGGGLFALYLAARRQRTQELELAQRERVQADTKKVAEDSRVHAERVAEATERDAVERRITELYTKASDQLGSDKAAVRLAGLYALERLGQSTPDQQEAVGNLLCAYLRMPHPKPHPLPEEPTAEQREAHELARALYDQERETRQTAVDILVRHHPTAGQGWSNLSLRLHRADLTDTNLTGANLSLAALSRANLRRANLSDANLRRANLTDANLSRANLSDANLSRANLTDANLSRANLRRANLSDANLSRANLTDANLGGAALTDANLRVANLSGANLSLANLSGTDLRDANLRDANLTDANLSLANFTDADLTDANLSLANLSGAKHNNRTLVTGVIVNEDTQGMWW